The Streptomyces sp. NBC_01353 genome contains a region encoding:
- a CDS encoding ABC transporter ATP-binding protein: MSAEGPTGGHVLRKAIRGERRRVVAASLLGMTHQVCEALVPVVIGVIIDTAVATGSSGTLLRWLLVLAGLFLVLSTCYRTSARITEGAGEHAAHRLRLRLTTRVLDPRGGADANRLPGALTSIATNDARRVGSVATVLTYGLAALAALAVSAIALLRISVPLGLLVLLGIPPLLWLGHRISRPLERRSEAEQERAAHASGVAADLVTGLRVLKGMGAESAAVDRYRETSQDSLAAALRAARSRAGHEGAILALTGVFIALIGLVGAYLAMRGSISVGDLVAAVGLAQFLLGPFQLLTYVNAEFAQGRASARRIAEVLASPAAVEGGEDTPAEAAGLLTLRGVSLGTLRSLDLDIHPGSVTGIVTRDPAAAGDLLRCLSRETDPVDGVVSLDGVPLTDLDPDALRRHILVAHHDADLFESSLLDNVRAGSGTTAVDDALRASAADEVARLLPDGEDTVLAERGRSLSGGQRQRVALARALAADRRVLVLHDPTTAVDTVTESRIAARLRDVREGRTTVLVTTSPALLAVADRVVVLDEGAVTAEGRHAELAAADATYRAVVLA, encoded by the coding sequence ATGTCAGCCGAAGGGCCGACGGGAGGACACGTCCTCCGCAAGGCGATCAGAGGGGAACGCCGCCGGGTCGTCGCGGCCTCCCTGCTGGGCATGACCCACCAGGTGTGCGAGGCGCTCGTCCCTGTCGTCATCGGCGTCATCATCGACACGGCGGTGGCGACCGGATCCTCCGGCACCCTGCTGCGTTGGCTCCTGGTCCTCGCGGGGCTCTTCCTCGTCCTGTCCACGTGCTACCGCACCAGTGCCCGGATCACCGAGGGCGCCGGCGAGCACGCCGCGCACCGACTGCGGCTCCGACTCACCACACGGGTACTCGACCCGCGGGGCGGCGCCGACGCCAATCGGCTGCCGGGCGCACTCACCAGCATCGCCACCAACGACGCCCGCCGCGTGGGGTCGGTGGCGACCGTCCTCACCTACGGGCTCGCCGCCCTCGCCGCCCTCGCGGTCAGCGCGATCGCGCTCCTGCGGATCTCCGTACCCCTCGGCCTGCTCGTCCTGCTCGGCATCCCGCCGCTGCTCTGGCTCGGACACCGCATCAGCCGGCCGCTCGAACGACGCAGCGAGGCCGAGCAGGAGCGTGCGGCGCACGCCTCCGGAGTCGCCGCCGACCTGGTCACCGGCCTGCGCGTGCTCAAGGGCATGGGCGCCGAGTCCGCCGCCGTGGACCGCTACCGCGAGACCAGCCAGGACTCTCTGGCCGCGGCGCTGCGGGCGGCCCGGAGCCGAGCTGGTCACGAAGGCGCCATTCTCGCCCTGACCGGCGTCTTCATCGCGCTCATCGGACTGGTGGGTGCCTATCTCGCGATGCGGGGCTCCATCAGCGTCGGCGACCTGGTGGCCGCGGTCGGGCTCGCGCAGTTCCTGCTGGGTCCCTTCCAGCTTCTGACCTACGTCAACGCCGAGTTCGCCCAGGGCCGCGCGTCCGCCCGCCGGATCGCGGAGGTCCTGGCCTCGCCCGCCGCCGTGGAGGGCGGAGAGGACACGCCGGCCGAAGCGGCGGGGCTCCTCACCCTGCGGGGCGTCTCGCTGGGCACCCTGCGCTCGTTGGACCTGGACATCCACCCCGGCAGCGTGACCGGCATCGTCACGCGGGACCCGGCCGCCGCCGGCGACCTGCTGCGCTGCCTGTCCCGGGAGACCGACCCCGTCGACGGAGTCGTCTCGCTCGACGGCGTGCCGCTGACCGACCTCGACCCCGACGCCCTGCGCCGCCACATCCTGGTCGCCCACCACGACGCCGACCTGTTCGAGAGCAGTCTCCTGGACAACGTACGCGCCGGATCGGGGACCACCGCGGTCGATGACGCGCTGCGGGCATCGGCCGCCGACGAGGTCGCACGGCTGCTGCCCGATGGTGAGGACACGGTGCTCGCCGAGCGCGGCCGCTCCCTCTCCGGCGGACAGCGACAGCGCGTGGCGCTCGCCCGGGCGCTCGCCGCCGACCGGCGCGTCCTGGTCCTGCACGACCCGACCACCGCCGTGGACACGGTGACCGAGTCCCGTATCGCGGCCCGCCTGCGCGATGTCCGCGAGGGCCGCACCACGGTCCTCGTCACCACCAGCCCGGCGCTCCTCGCGGTCGCCGACCGCGTGGTGGTTCTCGACGAGGGCGCCGTGACGGCCGAGGGCCGACACGCCGAGCTGGCCGCCGCCGACGCGACGTACCGGGCGGTGGTCCTCGCATGA
- a CDS encoding iron chelate uptake ABC transporter family permease subunit produces the protein MSVEARAVSGEQAAPAALPRTGRGATALRGTGLLVLLGALVLVALLSVWVGTRGIPFTATWSVLWNPDGSETSIIIHDYRIPRTLLGLLVGMALGLSGALMQALTRNPLADPGMLGISLGASAGVVVAIAFLGVGSVLGYVWFAFLGTAVASVAVYLLGSSGRNLATPERLVVAGAAVTAVLYAFNWAVLLLNPRAFDQFRFWTVGSLSGRYFDVVYVILPFVAVGLLIALVLAPALNALAMGDQVGRALGLNVGRTRALGAVAVMLLCGAATAAAGPIGFVGLAVPHVARFVVGPDQRWVLTYSMLLAPVMLIGADVLGRVLGAPGELQVGIITAFLGAPLFIALCRRRKLVML, from the coding sequence TTGTCGGTGGAAGCCCGGGCGGTGTCCGGAGAGCAGGCGGCCCCTGCGGCCCTCCCTCGAACGGGCAGAGGCGCGACCGCCCTCCGGGGCACGGGGCTCCTCGTGCTGCTCGGCGCCCTCGTGCTGGTCGCGCTGCTCAGTGTCTGGGTGGGCACCAGAGGCATCCCGTTCACCGCGACATGGAGCGTGCTGTGGAATCCGGACGGTTCGGAGACCTCGATCATCATCCATGACTACCGCATCCCCAGAACCCTCCTCGGGCTGCTCGTCGGCATGGCACTCGGCCTGTCCGGTGCGCTGATGCAGGCCCTGACACGCAATCCGCTCGCCGACCCCGGAATGCTCGGCATCAGCCTGGGCGCCTCTGCCGGCGTCGTCGTGGCCATCGCGTTCCTCGGCGTCGGATCCGTCCTGGGGTACGTGTGGTTCGCCTTCCTCGGCACGGCCGTGGCGTCGGTCGCCGTGTACCTGCTGGGTTCCTCGGGTCGGAATCTGGCCACACCCGAACGCCTGGTCGTCGCGGGCGCGGCGGTGACCGCGGTGCTCTACGCCTTCAACTGGGCGGTCCTGCTGCTCAACCCGCGCGCCTTCGACCAGTTCCGCTTCTGGACGGTGGGATCCCTCTCGGGCCGGTACTTCGACGTGGTGTACGTCATCCTGCCGTTCGTCGCCGTGGGCCTGCTGATCGCCCTCGTACTCGCCCCGGCACTCAACGCCCTCGCGATGGGCGACCAGGTCGGCCGGGCCCTGGGACTGAACGTCGGCCGTACCCGTGCCCTCGGCGCCGTCGCGGTCATGCTGCTGTGCGGCGCCGCCACCGCCGCGGCGGGGCCGATCGGCTTCGTCGGGCTCGCGGTCCCGCACGTCGCCCGCTTCGTCGTCGGACCGGACCAGCGCTGGGTGCTCACGTACTCGATGCTGCTCGCGCCGGTCATGCTGATCGGCGCGGACGTCCTCGGCCGCGTGCTCGGTGCGCCGGGCGAGCTCCAGGTCGGGATCATCACCGCGTTCCTCGGTGCGCCGCTGTTCATCGCGTTGTGCCGTCGCCGGAAGCTGGTGATGCTGTGA
- a CDS encoding iron chelate uptake ABC transporter family permease subunit, which yields MSPVSPVRETDASARTTREARVISGLVLRTRKGGLSVRVQGRTLAVTTVMVALLVVVMVVTLTSGDYELSVGEVLQAVVGNGSGGADFIVNTLRMPRMLTAMCVGAALAVSGAILQSLTGNALGSPDIIGFTNGSAVGALVVIIVLHGSMTQIAVGALIGGLAIAVAMYLLMLGRGLQGFRLVVVGIGVSALLLAVNSYLITRATWQEALEAQAWLIGSLSNRGWPHANAILVALAVLLPLALALSRRLSMVEMGDTTAMALGVGVARTRTALLVISVALAAFATAVTGPIWFVALAAPQLARKLTGASGPALLPAALMGALLLTASDLLAQRLFAPALLPVGTATGVIGGLYLIWLLVTESRKSRV from the coding sequence GTGAGCCCCGTAAGTCCCGTACGGGAGACCGATGCCTCCGCCAGGACCACGCGCGAGGCGCGTGTGATCAGCGGTCTGGTCCTGCGCACCCGGAAGGGCGGTCTGTCCGTCCGCGTCCAGGGGAGGACGCTGGCCGTCACGACTGTCATGGTCGCCCTGCTCGTGGTCGTCATGGTCGTGACACTGACCAGCGGCGACTACGAACTGAGCGTCGGCGAAGTCCTCCAGGCCGTGGTGGGCAACGGCTCGGGTGGCGCGGACTTCATCGTCAACACCCTGCGGATGCCGCGCATGCTGACCGCGATGTGCGTCGGCGCGGCGCTCGCCGTCAGCGGGGCGATCCTGCAGAGCCTCACGGGCAACGCCCTGGGCAGCCCGGACATCATCGGCTTCACCAACGGCTCGGCCGTCGGGGCGCTCGTGGTCATCATCGTGCTGCACGGCAGCATGACCCAGATCGCCGTCGGCGCACTGATCGGTGGACTGGCCATCGCCGTCGCCATGTACCTCCTCATGCTGGGCAGGGGACTGCAGGGCTTCCGGCTGGTGGTCGTCGGCATCGGCGTCAGCGCCCTGCTCCTCGCCGTCAACTCGTACCTGATCACCCGGGCGACCTGGCAGGAGGCACTGGAGGCCCAGGCCTGGCTGATCGGCAGTCTGAGCAACCGGGGCTGGCCGCACGCCAACGCCATCCTCGTCGCCCTCGCCGTACTGCTCCCTCTCGCCCTCGCCCTCTCGCGTCGCCTCTCGATGGTGGAGATGGGCGACACCACGGCCATGGCGCTCGGTGTCGGCGTGGCCCGCACGCGCACGGCGTTGCTGGTCATCAGCGTGGCTCTCGCCGCTTTCGCCACCGCAGTGACCGGCCCCATCTGGTTCGTCGCCCTGGCGGCGCCCCAACTCGCCCGAAAGCTGACGGGTGCGTCCGGCCCCGCGCTGCTGCCCGCCGCGCTCATGGGCGCCCTGCTGCTGACCGCGAGCGATCTCCTCGCACAGCGCCTCTTCGCTCCCGCACTTCTCCCGGTCGGTACGGCGACCGGCGTCATCGGGGGGCTGTATCTCATCTGGCTGTTGGTCACCGAGTCCCGAAAGAGCCGCGTATGA
- a CDS encoding amidohydrolase: MLCTRLTNAHIITMDPDHPVAHDLGIWRGRIVGLDEAVTSLPAREVIDLQGATVLPGFIDSHVHLAWTGLKASTPSVAPCERVEDVLAVVDEAASRKASPGAWVDIAGYDQRSLGRHLTARELDRVSHGRKVFIMHDSGHACVVNSAVLDMLPADIPHQDGFLAESAMTAARRLRLPYAQTELADAIEHAARVCLSEGVTACAEAGIGGGLLGHSPVELGAYQLLRDQGRLPLRVQLMASGDTLRPLGAHADDGIPRALDLGVRTGFGDDWLSLGALKIYTDGGMMARTAALTSPYEGTSQTGQLQDDPDRLTGLIVDGHLAGWQLAVHAIGDRAADLALDALERAQRLRPRLEARHRIEHAGLIRPDQLPRMARLGISAVIQPNFLRYFGDDYATIMGEERANWMYRGRAFLDHGVTLVASSDRPVTDGAPLRAIQFMVERASTSGQIIGPDETVTVDEALRAYTVAGAYASHWNDTAGTLTPGKRADFVVLGDDPHRVDPSRIGDIEVVSTFVDGRNATDGWKA, translated from the coding sequence ATGCTCTGCACCAGGCTGACCAACGCACACATCATCACCATGGACCCGGACCACCCCGTCGCCCATGACCTGGGCATCTGGCGGGGCCGGATCGTGGGCCTGGACGAGGCCGTCACCTCGCTCCCGGCGCGCGAGGTGATCGACCTCCAGGGTGCCACCGTGCTGCCCGGGTTCATCGACAGCCATGTGCACCTGGCCTGGACGGGGTTGAAGGCGAGCACTCCGAGCGTCGCACCCTGCGAACGCGTCGAGGACGTGCTGGCGGTCGTCGACGAGGCCGCCTCCCGGAAGGCCTCGCCCGGCGCGTGGGTGGACATCGCCGGCTACGACCAGCGGTCCCTGGGCCGCCATCTGACCGCGAGGGAACTGGACCGGGTCAGCCACGGTCGCAAGGTGTTCATCATGCACGACTCCGGACACGCCTGCGTGGTCAACAGCGCCGTCCTCGACATGCTTCCGGCCGACATCCCGCACCAGGACGGCTTCCTGGCGGAGAGCGCCATGACCGCGGCACGGCGGCTGCGCCTTCCGTACGCGCAGACCGAACTCGCCGACGCGATCGAGCACGCCGCCCGAGTCTGTCTCTCCGAAGGCGTGACCGCCTGCGCCGAGGCCGGCATCGGCGGGGGCCTGCTGGGCCACAGCCCGGTCGAGCTCGGCGCCTACCAGCTGCTGCGCGACCAGGGCCGACTGCCCTTGAGGGTCCAACTCATGGCGTCCGGTGACACCTTGAGGCCGCTCGGTGCCCACGCCGACGACGGCATCCCGCGCGCCCTGGACCTCGGTGTGCGCACCGGCTTCGGCGACGACTGGCTCTCCCTCGGCGCGCTGAAGATCTACACCGACGGCGGGATGATGGCGCGCACCGCCGCCCTCACCTCCCCGTACGAAGGCACGTCCCAGACAGGCCAGTTGCAGGACGACCCCGACCGCCTGACCGGCCTCATCGTCGACGGACACCTCGCCGGCTGGCAGCTGGCCGTCCACGCCATCGGCGACCGGGCGGCCGACCTCGCCCTGGACGCCCTGGAGCGGGCCCAGCGCCTCCGTCCCCGCCTGGAAGCGCGCCATCGCATCGAACACGCCGGCCTGATCCGCCCCGACCAGCTCCCACGCATGGCCCGCCTCGGAATCAGCGCCGTGATCCAGCCCAACTTCCTGCGCTACTTCGGCGACGACTACGCGACGATCATGGGAGAGGAGCGGGCGAACTGGATGTATCGCGGTCGCGCGTTCCTCGACCACGGCGTCACCCTCGTCGCCAGCTCCGACCGCCCCGTCACGGACGGCGCGCCGCTGCGCGCCATCCAGTTCATGGTGGAACGCGCCTCCACCTCCGGCCAGATCATCGGCCCCGACGAGACCGTCACCGTCGACGAGGCCCTCCGCGCCTACACCGTCGCCGGCGCCTACGCCTCCCACTGGAACGACACCGCCGGCACCCTCACCCCGGGCAAGCGCGCCGACTTCGTGGTCCTGGGCGACGACCCGCACCGGGTGGATCCGTCGAGGATCGGGGACATCGAGGTCGTGTCGACGTTCGTGGACGGGCGGAACGCGACGGACGGCTGGAAGGCGTAA
- a CDS encoding ABC transporter ATP-binding protein: MTHTIDTTGTPGAGRQAPRLRAEDLTLSYDQRVVATGLGVDIPDRSFTVIIGPNACGKSTLLTALARMLKPRAGQVYLDGAAIASYRSREVARRLGLLPQSSTAPGGITVGDLVARGRYPHQRMLKQWSAEDEAAVVEAMRQTGVLDLADRPVDDLSGGQRQRVWLSMVLAQQTSILLLDEPTTFLDIAHQVEVLDLCAELHTRKGHTIVAVLHDLNQACRYASHLIVMKPGGKVAAEGHPASVMTAELVQDVFGLPCRIIEDPETGTPLMVPAAPRRYEPSELVAGAADAMTVAESS; this comes from the coding sequence ATGACGCACACGATCGACACGACCGGCACGCCCGGGGCGGGGCGCCAGGCTCCTCGCCTGCGGGCGGAGGACCTGACGCTCTCCTACGACCAGCGCGTCGTGGCCACCGGTCTCGGAGTCGACATCCCGGACCGCTCCTTCACGGTGATCATCGGTCCGAACGCCTGCGGCAAGTCGACCCTGCTCACGGCGCTCGCACGGATGCTCAAGCCCCGAGCCGGGCAGGTCTACCTCGACGGCGCCGCCATCGCGTCGTACCGCTCCCGCGAAGTCGCCCGCAGACTCGGCCTGCTCCCGCAGTCCTCCACTGCGCCCGGCGGCATCACGGTCGGCGACCTCGTGGCCCGCGGCCGCTATCCCCACCAGCGGATGCTGAAGCAGTGGTCCGCCGAGGACGAGGCGGCCGTGGTCGAGGCGATGCGGCAGACCGGCGTCCTCGACCTCGCCGACCGGCCCGTCGACGACCTCTCCGGCGGCCAGCGCCAGCGCGTATGGCTGTCGATGGTGCTCGCCCAGCAGACGTCCATCCTGCTCCTGGACGAACCGACGACCTTCCTCGACATCGCCCACCAGGTCGAAGTCCTCGACCTGTGCGCGGAGTTGCACACGCGCAAGGGCCACACCATCGTCGCGGTCCTGCACGACCTGAACCAGGCCTGCCGCTACGCCAGCCACCTCATCGTCATGAAGCCCGGCGGCAAGGTCGCCGCCGAAGGCCACCCCGCGAGCGTCATGACCGCCGAGCTCGTCCAGGACGTCTTCGGACTCCCGTGCCGGATCATCGAGGACCCGGAGACGGGGACGCCGCTGATGGTGCCGGCCGCGCCGAGACGGTACGAGCCGTCCGAGCTGGTCGCCGGCGCCGCCGACGCAATGACGGTTGCCGAATCCTCCTAA